The following are from one region of the Lineus longissimus chromosome 19, tnLinLong1.2, whole genome shotgun sequence genome:
- the LOC135503361 gene encoding translocating chain-associated membrane protein 1-like 1 isoform X2: MGLRRPKSTKNPPFLSHEFIIQNHADAVSCVMMVFVIGLMFQATAPLASLFVAMQHNVTVNDTDSQEITHYTYGIKDTLTVFFYFMMCIVVHAVLQEYVLDKLNRKMHLSKIKHSKFNESGQLMVFYLVSAIWGINIILTENLASKISNLWDDYPAAHSHLPFIIKFFFIIQMAYWLHGFPELYFMKIKKEEIPMRCQYITLYFVFILAAYCLNFHRVAICLLVLHYTVEFLLHMSRLLYFAEKTDLANTGFMIFNALFVLIRLATITIAILTFWYGLKQSEQAKINFQTGNFNTRVVRIGCLAALCLMQAWMMWQFITFHLRRIKEHQALNASANKKIVTPKKSKDKKKEN, translated from the exons ATGGGCCTCAGGAGACCTAAGAGCACAAAAAATCCACCTTTTCTTAGCCATGAATTCATAATTCAAAATCATGCAGACGCTGTATCATGCGTCATGATGGTGTTTGTCATCGGACTGATGTTTCAG GCAACGGCACCTCTTGCTTCCTTGTTTGTTGCGATGCAACACAACGTCACAGTCAATG ATACAGACAGTCAAGAAATCACTCACTACACATATGGCATCAAGGATACACTGACGGTGTTCTTCTACTTCATGATGTGTATTGTCGTTCACGCTGTTCTACAGGAATATGTCCTTGAT aaactgAACCGAAAGATGCACCTCTCCAAGATCAAACACAGTAAATTCAACGAGTCGGGTCAGCTAATGGTCTTCTATCTAGTGTCGGCGATTTGGGGAATAAATATCATTTTAACG GAAAATCTTGCTTCGAAGATCAGTAATTTATGGGATGATTATCCAGCTGCTCACTCTCATCTACC ATTTATTATcaagttcttcttcatcatACAA ATGGCGTATTGGCTACACGGCTTCCCCGAGCTTTACTTCATGAAAATCAAGAAAGAAGAAATACCGATGCGATGTCAGTATATCACTCTATACTTTGTCTTCATACTGGCAGCATATTGTTTAAA TTTCCACCGCGTGGCAATATGCTTGCTGGTTCTACATTATACTGTTGAGTTCCTACTGCACATGTCTAGATTACTATACTTCGCAGAGAAGACAGATTTAGCCAACACAGG cttCATGATTTTTAACGCATTGTTCGTATTAATCCGACTGGCCACAATTACGATAGCAATTCTTACTTTTTG GTATGGGCTAAAACAGTCGGAACAGGCTAAAATAAACTTCCAGACTGGAAACTTCAACACACGAGTCGTCAG aattggTTGCCTGGCAGCCCTGTGTTTGATGCAGGCGTGGATGATGTGGCAGTTCATCACATTCCATCTGAGGCGCATCAAGGAGCACCAGGCACTAAACGCGTCCGCTAACAAAAAGATTGTTACGCCCAAGAAGTCAAAGGATAAGAAGAAAG AAAACTGA
- the LOC135503361 gene encoding translocating chain-associated membrane protein 1-like isoform X1: protein MGLRRPKSTKNPPFLSHEFIIQNHADAVSCVMMVFVIGLMFQATAPLASLFVAMQHNVTVNDTDSQEITHYTYGIKDTLTVFFYFMMCIVVHAVLQEYVLDKLNRKMHLSKIKHSKFNESGQLMVFYLVSAIWGINIILTENLASKISNLWDDYPAAHSHLPFIIKFFFIIQMAYWLHGFPELYFMKIKKEEIPMRCQYITLYFVFILAAYCLNFHRVAICLLVLHYTVEFLLHMSRLLYFAEKTDLANTGFMIFNALFVLIRLATITIAILTFWYGLKQSEQAKINFQTGNFNTRVVRIGCLAALCLMQAWMMWQFITFHLRRIKEHQALNASANKKIVTPKKSKDKKKAKKDDDISHLPEVDQDTATENGSLRSRAVAKKKN, encoded by the exons ATGGGCCTCAGGAGACCTAAGAGCACAAAAAATCCACCTTTTCTTAGCCATGAATTCATAATTCAAAATCATGCAGACGCTGTATCATGCGTCATGATGGTGTTTGTCATCGGACTGATGTTTCAG GCAACGGCACCTCTTGCTTCCTTGTTTGTTGCGATGCAACACAACGTCACAGTCAATG ATACAGACAGTCAAGAAATCACTCACTACACATATGGCATCAAGGATACACTGACGGTGTTCTTCTACTTCATGATGTGTATTGTCGTTCACGCTGTTCTACAGGAATATGTCCTTGAT aaactgAACCGAAAGATGCACCTCTCCAAGATCAAACACAGTAAATTCAACGAGTCGGGTCAGCTAATGGTCTTCTATCTAGTGTCGGCGATTTGGGGAATAAATATCATTTTAACG GAAAATCTTGCTTCGAAGATCAGTAATTTATGGGATGATTATCCAGCTGCTCACTCTCATCTACC ATTTATTATcaagttcttcttcatcatACAA ATGGCGTATTGGCTACACGGCTTCCCCGAGCTTTACTTCATGAAAATCAAGAAAGAAGAAATACCGATGCGATGTCAGTATATCACTCTATACTTTGTCTTCATACTGGCAGCATATTGTTTAAA TTTCCACCGCGTGGCAATATGCTTGCTGGTTCTACATTATACTGTTGAGTTCCTACTGCACATGTCTAGATTACTATACTTCGCAGAGAAGACAGATTTAGCCAACACAGG cttCATGATTTTTAACGCATTGTTCGTATTAATCCGACTGGCCACAATTACGATAGCAATTCTTACTTTTTG GTATGGGCTAAAACAGTCGGAACAGGCTAAAATAAACTTCCAGACTGGAAACTTCAACACACGAGTCGTCAG aattggTTGCCTGGCAGCCCTGTGTTTGATGCAGGCGTGGATGATGTGGCAGTTCATCACATTCCATCTGAGGCGCATCAAGGAGCACCAGGCACTAAACGCGTCCGCTAACAAAAAGATTGTTACGCCCAAGAAGTCAAAGGATAAGAAGAAAG